The following are encoded in a window of Phormidium ambiguum IAM M-71 genomic DNA:
- a CDS encoding tetratricopeptide repeat protein, with amino-acid sequence MSEKHNSIYLLLISVLCFGFAGFGCSSSPSNSTNVATTQQPTTTTAATPVPSTVIVPTAENTPSVVQVSPGTTTVQVSPGTSTGSATGETIPGISQSNNIFGQPGNIGQPSPTAATPAPGSAADFYQKGIASVQQGDLKNAEEFWRKSIQLDPKNPEVHSNLGVLLQRQGKLDEATSQYREALRLKSDDVETVMKLAVALGQQKKIDESIAQSQTAVRLKPDLAPAHIVLAAGLSEQGKVDEAIASLKKAQGLWKKQGQTEQAAGVQVQLASLLGRQGKFDEASTQIKEAIALKSDFAPAHILRSEIALRQNKPEEAITSLQKARDLFKKQKQNDQLAATQMQLAMVFGQQKKYAEANTQAREVLKLKPDFAPAHLILAEVATQQGNNSVAIANLRKARELFKAKGQTEPQIDTQLKLAFALGRDKKIDEAISLSKEAISLKPDFAPAHYVLAIGLAEKGQKNEAMSSLQKAKELFTTQGKTEEAQKIDMMIQQLSSKQ; translated from the coding sequence ATGTCTGAAAAACACAATTCTATTTACCTGTTGCTGATTAGTGTACTTTGCTTTGGGTTTGCTGGGTTTGGTTGTTCTTCTTCGCCGTCGAACTCAACAAATGTTGCTACTACTCAACAACCTACTACAACAACTGCGGCGACACCTGTTCCTAGTACTGTGATTGTTCCGACTGCGGAGAATACGCCGAGTGTTGTACAAGTTAGTCCGGGTACTACTACTGTACAAGTTAGTCCGGGTACGAGTACTGGGTCTGCAACTGGAGAAACTATTCCAGGGATTAGTCAATCGAATAATATTTTTGGTCAACCGGGTAATATTGGTCAGCCAAGTCCAACTGCGGCTACGCCTGCGCCTGGTAGTGCGGCTGATTTTTATCAAAAGGGAATTGCTAGCGTTCAGCAAGGTGATTTGAAAAATGCGGAAGAGTTTTGGCGGAAATCTATTCAGTTAGATCCGAAAAATCCAGAGGTTCATTCTAATTTAGGGGTGTTGTTGCAGCGTCAGGGTAAGTTGGATGAGGCGACTTCTCAGTATCGGGAAGCTTTGCGTTTGAAGTCTGATGATGTAGAAACGGTGATGAAGTTGGCTGTGGCTTTGGGTCAACAAAAGAAAATTGATGAGTCGATCGCACAATCTCAAACAGCTGTTCGGTTGAAGCCAGATCTGGCACCTGCTCATATTGTATTAGCGGCGGGTTTGTCGGAACAAGGTAAGGTGGATGAAGCGATCGCAAGTTTGAAAAAAGCGCAAGGTTTGTGGAAGAAACAAGGGCAAACCGAACAGGCTGCGGGCGTGCAAGTTCAATTGGCTAGTTTGTTAGGTAGACAAGGCAAATTTGATGAAGCAAGTACTCAAATTAAGGAAGCGATCGCACTAAAATCTGATTTTGCGCCAGCGCATATTTTGCGATCGGAAATTGCTTTGCGTCAAAATAAACCAGAGGAAGCGATAACTAGTTTACAAAAAGCTAGGGATTTGTTTAAAAAACAAAAACAAAATGACCAATTAGCTGCAACACAAATGCAATTGGCGATGGTTTTCGGACAACAAAAAAAATACGCCGAAGCTAATACTCAAGCTAGAGAAGTTTTGAAATTAAAGCCTGATTTTGCTCCGGCTCATTTGATTTTAGCGGAAGTGGCAACACAACAGGGAAATAATAGTGTAGCGATCGCTAATTTACGAAAAGCTAGAGAGCTTTTTAAAGCCAAGGGACAAACCGAACCTCAAATAGATACACAGTTAAAATTAGCTTTCGCTTTAGGTAGAGACAAGAAAATTGATGAAGCGATCTCTTTATCTAAAGAAGCAATTAGTCTCAAACCGGATTTTGCTCCAGCGCATTATGTTTTAGCGATCGGGTTAGCTGAAAAGGGACAAAAAAATGAAGCAATGAGCAGTTTGCAAAAAGCGAAAGAGTTATTTACAACTCAGGGGAAAACTGAGGAAGCCCAAAAAATTGATATGATGATCCAACAACTCAGCAGCAAGCAATAA
- a CDS encoding EAL and GGDEF domain-containing protein — protein MKLTSSENSEILQSVIEASTDAIFIKDIQGKYLIVNSVMARILGKPVGEIIGKDDTAIFSPEIAKQIMENDRRIMGNGRSEILEEVVYINNNRQIYHTKKDVYRNSQGEVIGLLGIAKDITVQKQANDISLVNSAEFQLYAETKQLQERLQLQIDRMPIGCILKDKNFKIIDWNPAAEKIFGYLKPEVLGKYIDELLIPPASRIFTQKVRQQLAAGETTDHSLMENLTKDGRVIICEWHNTPLKNNQNQVINYLSMVQDITERKLAEDALKESESRYHKLAQISPVGIFHTNSSGQCLYVNDRWCEISGLSVAESLQHTWEAAIHPDDREKIVTQWKQAIRDNLPFQSECRLLNVNGTVTWVFGQAIPEYGSNGEITGYVGTLTDISDCKQAEEKLQRYAYYDPITGLPNRTFFLKLLEQTINLAKHNQLGLFAVLFLNLDRLQMVKFSLGHHLADRLLIAAAERIQNCLQNSSFSNFNVDFEANYLLSDRPAFQDNLNRNDPTSDAELNKKSIVAQVGLDEFAILLTNLPKTSHATQTAEQIYQALSYSFDLGGQEVFINASIGIALSSIGYEQPEDYLRAADTAMHQSKHLSKTLYAVFEPEWQTKAVERLQLESDLRRSIERQELQVYYQPIVSIQTGRLIGFEALARWYHATRGWVSPVEFIPIAEETGLISLIDRFILKEACQQMVIWQQKFQQNFPLTISVNLSALQLAQLGLIERIDQILRETKINRELLKLEITESSLTGNTAYETAMLKQLKGLGIQLSIDDFGTGYSSLARLQQLPIDTLKIDRSFVNQMGFDSESLEIVRAIISLAHILNMDVIAEGVETKEQLLQLQLLECEYSQGYFFSRPIDRQTAEKLLASNNHFISHIQNK, from the coding sequence ATGAAACTTACTTCTTCAGAAAATAGCGAGATTCTCCAATCAGTAATCGAAGCTAGTACAGATGCTATTTTTATCAAGGATATTCAGGGGAAATATCTAATAGTTAACTCTGTAATGGCGAGAATTTTGGGTAAGCCAGTAGGAGAAATTATTGGCAAAGATGATACAGCAATTTTTAGCCCTGAAATAGCGAAACAAATCATGGAAAATGACCGAAGAATTATGGGTAACGGTCGATCGGAAATTTTAGAGGAAGTTGTTTATATTAATAATAATAGACAAATTTATCATACCAAAAAAGATGTCTATCGAAATTCTCAAGGAGAAGTTATTGGTTTACTTGGCATAGCCAAAGACATTACAGTACAGAAACAAGCAAATGATATTAGTCTAGTTAATTCAGCAGAATTCCAACTTTACGCAGAAACTAAGCAATTACAAGAACGATTGCAATTGCAGATCGATCGAATGCCTATTGGTTGTATTCTTAAAGATAAAAACTTTAAAATTATCGATTGGAATCCCGCAGCCGAAAAAATTTTTGGTTATCTTAAACCAGAAGTTTTAGGTAAATACATTGATGAATTACTGATTCCTCCTGCTTCGAGAATTTTTACCCAAAAAGTTCGCCAGCAACTAGCCGCCGGAGAAACAACAGATCATAGTTTAATGGAAAATTTAACCAAAGATGGGCGGGTAATTATTTGTGAATGGCATAATACACCGTTAAAAAATAATCAGAATCAAGTCATAAATTATCTATCAATGGTGCAAGATATAACTGAACGGAAATTAGCAGAAGATGCACTGAAAGAAAGCGAATCTCGTTATCACAAATTAGCCCAAATATCTCCTGTGGGAATATTCCATACAAATAGTAGTGGGCAATGTTTATATGTTAACGATCGCTGGTGTGAAATTAGTGGACTTTCCGTTGCGGAATCTTTGCAACATACGTGGGAAGCAGCGATTCATCCTGACGATCGAGAAAAAATTGTTACCCAATGGAAACAAGCGATTAGAGACAATTTACCTTTCCAATCAGAATGTCGTTTATTGAATGTTAATGGTACTGTTACTTGGGTTTTTGGTCAGGCAATTCCTGAATATGGGTCAAATGGAGAAATAACTGGTTATGTGGGAACTTTAACTGATATTTCCGACTGCAAACAAGCAGAAGAAAAATTACAGCGATATGCCTATTACGATCCAATTACAGGATTGCCAAATCGTACTTTCTTTCTTAAGTTACTTGAACAAACTATTAATTTAGCCAAACATAATCAGCTTGGTTTATTTGCGGTTTTATTTCTAAACTTAGACAGATTACAAATGGTGAAATTTAGTTTAGGGCATCATTTAGCCGATCGCTTATTGATAGCTGCTGCTGAACGAATCCAAAATTGTTTGCAAAATAGTAGTTTTTCTAATTTTAATGTTGATTTTGAAGCAAATTATTTACTGTCCGATCGACCTGCATTTCAAGACAATTTGAATCGCAACGATCCTACCAGCGATGCTGAATTAAATAAAAAATCAATTGTTGCCCAAGTAGGATTAGATGAGTTTGCCATTTTGTTAACCAACTTGCCAAAAACTAGCCATGCTACTCAAACTGCTGAGCAAATTTACCAAGCACTTAGCTATTCTTTCGATCTTGGTGGTCAAGAAGTTTTTATTAATGCTAGTATTGGCATTGCCTTGAGTTCTATTGGTTATGAACAACCGGAAGATTATTTGCGTGCGGCTGATACAGCGATGCACCAATCTAAACATTTAAGTAAAACTCTTTATGCAGTTTTTGAACCGGAATGGCAAACAAAAGCCGTAGAACGCTTGCAGTTAGAAAGCGATCTAAGAAGATCGATCGAACGTCAAGAATTACAAGTTTATTATCAGCCAATTGTTTCTATTCAAACTGGTAGATTAATTGGGTTTGAAGCCTTAGCGCGTTGGTATCATGCTACTAGAGGTTGGGTTTCACCAGTAGAATTTATTCCCATAGCAGAAGAAACGGGATTGATTAGTTTAATTGACAGGTTTATATTAAAAGAAGCTTGTCAACAAATGGTAATTTGGCAACAAAAATTTCAGCAAAACTTTCCCTTAACAATTAGTGTGAATTTGTCAGCACTTCAATTAGCACAATTAGGATTAATAGAACGCATCGATCAAATTTTGAGAGAAACTAAAATCAACCGAGAACTTTTGAAATTAGAAATTACAGAAAGTAGTTTGACCGGAAATACAGCTTATGAAACAGCTATGTTGAAGCAATTAAAAGGTTTGGGAATTCAGCTTTCTATAGATGATTTTGGTACTGGCTATTCTTCATTAGCCAGATTACAGCAACTACCGATCGATACTTTAAAAATCGATCGCTCTTTTGTCAATCAAATGGGTTTTGATAGCGAAAGTTTAGAAATCGTCCGTGCCATTATTTCTTTAGCGCATATTTTAAACATGGATGTGATTGCGGAAGGAGTAGAAACCAAAGAACAACTTTTACAACTACAACTATTAGAATGCGAATATAGTCAAGGTTACTTTTTCTCTAGACCGATCGATCGCCAAACCGCAGAAAAATTGCTCGCTTCTAACAATCACTTTATTTCTCACATTCAAAATAAATAA
- a CDS encoding Uma2 family endonuclease, whose product MRETIGKILPLENGDRLTRAEFERRYSSMPNLKKAELIEGVVYMGSPVRVIHGQPHAQIMTLLGTYWTATPGIALLDNTTVRLDADNEPQPDALLRIEKGGQTTISEDGYLEGAPEFIAEIAASSASYDLRDKLRVYRRNQVQEYLVWQVNEQKIDWFRLREGEYIALPSDETGTIKSEVFPGLWLAVPALIAGNLVELQSVLQTGLATSEHQDFVEKLRS is encoded by the coding sequence ATGAGAGAAACAATTGGGAAAATTTTGCCTTTAGAAAATGGCGATCGACTAACTCGTGCTGAATTTGAACGACGTTATTCTTCAATGCCTAATTTGAAAAAAGCAGAATTAATTGAAGGAGTAGTTTATATGGGATCGCCAGTTCGAGTTATTCACGGTCAACCTCATGCTCAAATTATGACTTTGTTAGGAACTTACTGGACAGCTACACCAGGAATAGCACTATTAGATAATACGACAGTTCGCCTTGATGCTGATAATGAACCTCAGCCCGACGCACTATTAAGAATTGAAAAAGGAGGACAAACAACTATTAGTGAAGATGGTTATTTAGAGGGTGCGCCAGAATTCATTGCGGAAATAGCTGCGAGTAGTGCTTCTTATGATTTACGAGATAAATTAAGAGTTTATCGTCGCAACCAAGTCCAAGAATATTTAGTCTGGCAAGTTAACGAGCAAAAAATAGATTGGTTTCGGTTAAGAGAAGGTGAATATATTGCCTTACCAAGCGATGAAACTGGAACAATTAAAAGTGAAGTTTTTCCCGGTTTATGGTTAGCAGTTCCGGCGTTAATAGCGGGGAATTTGGTTGAACTTCAGTCTGTGTTACAGACGGGTTTAGCAACATCTGAACATCAAGATTTTGTCGAAAAATTAAGAAGTTAG
- a CDS encoding peptidoglycan-binding domain-containing protein has protein sequence MSMNQQITDTACDAAFTGKELHPWDFDPAVAELQGLLRAHGYTIRIIDGDFGSLTEAAVRSFQKKHGLRINGVVGPQTWAALKSTVQPGARVLRLGYSGNDVYELQGLLQVNGYEVSRTGIFDRNTKLAIKDFQLKHKLKDNGIVNSITWTLLRGGYPQPTPAKEPFRLSSLLKWR, from the coding sequence ATGAGTATGAATCAGCAAATTACAGATACCGCCTGTGATGCGGCGTTCACTGGAAAAGAACTACATCCTTGGGATTTTGACCCAGCAGTAGCAGAATTACAAGGACTTTTACGCGCTCACGGTTACACAATTAGAATTATTGATGGAGATTTTGGCAGTTTGACAGAAGCAGCTGTCAGGTCTTTTCAAAAAAAACACGGCTTAAGAATTAATGGCGTAGTTGGGCCACAAACTTGGGCGGCATTGAAGTCCACAGTGCAACCTGGTGCCCGTGTCCTCAGACTGGGTTACAGTGGCAATGATGTTTATGAATTACAGGGACTGTTGCAAGTTAATGGTTATGAAGTCAGCCGAACTGGAATTTTCGATCGGAATACTAAGTTAGCGATTAAGGACTTTCAACTAAAACATAAATTAAAAGATAACGGCATCGTTAATAGTATTACTTGGACATTATTACGCGGTGGCTACCCTCAACCTACTCCTGCTAAGGAACCTTTTCGGTTATCTAGTCTCTTGAAGTGGCGCTGA
- a CDS encoding translation initiation factor: protein MVDGFFRKMAEAAFGSNNEEDQEVYPASQDPYGDPADEGMYGNVRPASEDPYGDPADVGMFGDVRPASEDPYGDPADVGMFGDVRPASEDPYGDPADVGMFGDVRPASEDPYGDPADVGMFGNVRPASEDPYGDPADDVMYGGGERGNEEYYEDDRNERRNSW from the coding sequence ATGGTAGATGGATTTTTCAGAAAAATGGCAGAAGCCGCTTTTGGTTCTAACAATGAAGAAGACCAAGAAGTATATCCAGCTAGCCAAGACCCATACGGCGACCCGGCTGATGAGGGAATGTATGGTAATGTGCGACCTGCAAGTGAAGACCCCTACGGCGACCCGGCTGATGTAGGAATGTTTGGTGATGTGCGACCTGCAAGTGAAGACCCCTACGGCGACCCGGCTGATGTAGGAATGTTTGGTGATGTGCGACCTGCAAGTGAAGACCCCTACGGCGACCCGGCTGATGTAGGAATGTTTGGTGATGTGCGACCTGCCAGCGAAGACCCGTATGGCGACCCGGCTGATGTAGGAATGTTTGGGAATGTGCGACCTGCCAGTGAAGACCCTTATGGCGACCCCGCTGATGATGTCATGTACGGTGGTGGTGAGCGTGGTAATGAAGAATACTACGAGGACGATCGCAACGAGCGAAGAAATTCTTGGTAA
- a CDS encoding TrkH family potassium uptake protein, which yields MTISRTICLGFLAVITVGTLLLMMPFSTSSGNWNDPIVALFTATSAVCVTGLGVVDTGTYFSFWGQLFLLALVQIGGLGYMTTTTFLILLVGRRFDLRHKMAIQQALDRPGLQEAPQVIRSVIATTMLFEITGIFLLMPVFVPKYGPSQGLWLSIFHSINSWNNAGFSLFKDNFIGYQSSVLLIVVVTGLIFFGGIGYQVIFELFLWLRDRIQGKKACVRFSLNFKVALSTTLVLLAFGTVAFFFIEWKNPATFGSMNFGQQLLNAWFQSVTPRTAGFNTIDIGKMTTAGLFLTIALMFIGASPGGTGGGIKTTTMRVLTNATKAILQGKEEVILYQREVAISLILKAIGVLIGSVATVLLATILISLSDPELNFIQILFEVVSAFATVGLSTGITAQVSVAAKVILILTMYIGRVGVLLFMAALLGDPRPTSVHYPEETLLVG from the coding sequence ATGACCATATCTAGAACTATTTGTTTAGGTTTTCTCGCTGTCATTACTGTCGGAACGCTTCTATTAATGATGCCTTTCTCTACAAGCAGTGGGAATTGGAACGATCCGATCGTGGCATTATTTACAGCTACTTCTGCGGTTTGTGTGACTGGTTTAGGAGTGGTAGATACGGGAACTTATTTTTCTTTTTGGGGACAGTTGTTTTTACTTGCCTTAGTTCAAATTGGGGGACTGGGGTATATGACAACCACAACTTTTCTCATTTTGTTGGTGGGACGTAGGTTTGATTTACGGCATAAAATGGCAATTCAACAAGCTTTGGATCGCCCTGGATTGCAAGAAGCTCCTCAAGTAATTCGCTCAGTTATCGCTACGACGATGCTTTTTGAAATTACAGGAATTTTCCTATTAATGCCAGTATTTGTTCCTAAATACGGGCCTAGTCAAGGTTTGTGGTTGTCAATTTTTCACAGCATTAATTCTTGGAATAATGCTGGGTTTAGTTTATTTAAGGACAATTTTATTGGCTATCAATCCTCGGTTTTGTTAATTGTTGTAGTCACGGGGTTGATTTTTTTTGGGGGAATTGGTTATCAGGTTATTTTTGAGCTTTTTTTGTGGTTGCGCGATCGCATTCAAGGCAAAAAAGCTTGTGTCAGATTTTCTTTGAATTTTAAAGTTGCCCTAAGTACAACTTTAGTACTTTTAGCATTTGGTACAGTTGCTTTCTTTTTCATTGAATGGAAAAATCCCGCAACCTTTGGTTCAATGAATTTTGGTCAGCAATTACTCAATGCTTGGTTTCAATCTGTAACGCCAAGAACGGCAGGGTTCAACACTATTGACATCGGAAAAATGACTACAGCTGGGTTATTTTTAACCATTGCTTTGATGTTTATTGGTGCTAGTCCAGGCGGTACGGGAGGAGGAATCAAAACTACCACTATGCGGGTGCTTACTAATGCCACAAAAGCCATTTTACAAGGGAAAGAAGAAGTTATTTTGTATCAACGAGAGGTCGCAATTTCGTTAATTTTAAAAGCAATTGGCGTGCTGATCGGTTCAGTTGCTACAGTACTTCTGGCAACAATTTTAATTTCCCTCAGCGATCCAGAATTAAACTTTATCCAAATTCTGTTTGAGGTGGTTTCTGCTTTTGCCACAGTGGGTCTTTCTACTGGAATTACTGCTCAAGTTTCAGTAGCAGCAAAAGTAATTTTAATTTTGACAATGTACATCGGTCGGGTAGGAGTATTGTTATTTATGGCAGCACTTTTAGGCGA
- a CDS encoding methyltransferase domain-containing protein, translating to MPSTLNQRIQEFYDASSGLWEKVWGEHMHHGYYGSEGNIKKERRQAQIDLIEEVLKWSEIQQAEQILDVGCGIGGSSLYLAQKYNATATGITLSPVQAARAKERAEIAGMSEKTEFLVADALQLPFADNSFDLVWSMESGEHMADKEQFLRECYRVLKPGGTFLMATWCHRPTKSPNQPLTPDELHHLAEIYRVYCLPFVISLPEYEAIAQNLSFQNIRTADWSKAVAPFWNVVIDSAFNLEVLIALLFSGWSTIQGAMSLGLMQRGYESGLIRFGLLCGQK from the coding sequence ATGCCATCAACTCTAAATCAAAGAATTCAGGAATTTTACGATGCTTCCTCTGGACTTTGGGAAAAGGTGTGGGGCGAACACATGCACCACGGTTACTACGGTTCTGAAGGAAACATCAAAAAAGAACGTCGTCAGGCGCAAATTGATTTGATTGAAGAAGTTCTCAAATGGTCGGAAATACAACAAGCGGAGCAAATTTTGGATGTTGGGTGCGGTATTGGTGGAAGTTCTTTATATTTGGCGCAAAAATACAACGCTACAGCTACAGGTATTACCTTAAGTCCGGTACAAGCGGCTAGGGCGAAAGAACGGGCGGAAATAGCCGGAATGAGTGAAAAAACCGAGTTTTTGGTCGCAGATGCTTTGCAATTGCCTTTTGCTGATAATTCTTTTGACTTGGTTTGGTCAATGGAAAGTGGCGAACACATGGCAGATAAAGAGCAATTTTTACGAGAATGTTATCGAGTATTAAAACCAGGGGGAACTTTTTTAATGGCTACTTGGTGTCATCGGCCCACTAAGTCACCAAATCAACCATTAACCCCTGATGAACTACATCATTTGGCAGAAATTTATCGGGTTTATTGTTTACCTTTTGTGATTTCTTTGCCAGAATATGAAGCGATCGCTCAAAATCTATCTTTCCAAAATATCCGCACCGCAGATTGGTCAAAAGCTGTCGCACCTTTTTGGAATGTCGTGATTGATTCAGCTTTTAATTTAGAAGTACTCATTGCCTTGCTGTTCTCTGGTTGGTCTACTATTCAAGGCGCAATGTCTTTAGGTTTAATGCAACGCGGATATGAAAGCGGGTTAATTAGATTTGGCTTGCTTTGTGGGCAAAAATAA
- a CDS encoding homogentisate phytyltransferase, with the protein MKETWQKTSSFPTAPSESASHQSAKPWFYPYWKFSRPHTVIGTTCSAIGLYLIAIASVNHNINLSLIWQLFAAWIACIFGNIYIVGLNQVEDVEIDQINKPHLPLAAGEFTRKQAILIIAFSGMSALLIAGLMGPFLLAMVAISLIIGTAYSLPPIRLKRFPFWAAICIFTVRGAIVNLGLFLHFRWVLQAERVISPEVWALTLFILVFTIAIAIFKDIPDLEGDKQYNITTFTIKLGQKTVFNFSLWLLTICYLGMVMAATLWLPSVNTEFLVITHLFTLGLLWWQSRQVDLHDKIAIANFYQFIWKLFFLEYLLFPLACLIK; encoded by the coding sequence ATGAAAGAAACTTGGCAAAAAACTTCCTCTTTTCCTACTGCTCCGAGCGAATCTGCCAGCCATCAATCTGCAAAACCTTGGTTTTATCCTTATTGGAAATTTTCCCGTCCTCACACTGTAATTGGGACTACTTGCAGTGCGATCGGGTTGTATTTAATAGCGATCGCATCCGTAAATCATAACATTAATTTATCCCTAATTTGGCAATTATTCGCAGCTTGGATAGCTTGCATTTTTGGCAACATTTATATAGTTGGGTTAAATCAAGTAGAAGATGTAGAAATTGACCAAATTAACAAACCACATTTACCCTTAGCTGCCGGAGAATTTACTCGCAAACAAGCAATCTTAATTATCGCATTTTCGGGAATGTCAGCCTTATTAATAGCCGGATTAATGGGGCCATTTCTTTTAGCAATGGTGGCAATTAGTTTAATTATTGGTACAGCTTATTCATTACCGCCGATTCGCTTAAAGCGGTTTCCTTTTTGGGCAGCAATTTGTATTTTTACAGTGCGGGGAGCGATCGTCAATTTAGGACTATTTTTACATTTTCGTTGGGTTCTGCAAGCCGAGCGCGTAATTTCCCCAGAAGTTTGGGCATTAACCTTATTTATTTTAGTCTTTACGATTGCGATCGCCATTTTTAAAGACATCCCGGATTTGGAAGGCGACAAACAATACAACATTACTACCTTCACAATTAAACTAGGACAAAAAACCGTCTTCAACTTCTCGCTTTGGCTATTAACTATCTGCTACTTAGGCATGGTAATGGCAGCAACTTTGTGGCTACCTTCAGTTAATACAGAATTTCTCGTCATTACTCACTTATTTACATTAGGATTACTTTGGTGGCAAAGTCGCCAAGTAGATTTACACGATAAAATTGCGATCGCCAACTTTTATCAATTTATTTGGAAACTGTTCTTCTTAGAATATCTTCTTTTTCCCCTAGCTTGTCTAATCAAGTAA
- the coaE gene encoding dephospho-CoA kinase (Dephospho-CoA kinase (CoaE) performs the final step in coenzyme A biosynthesis.), producing the protein MTQRKIGLTGGIGTGKTTVSNYLAKTYKLPILDADIYARQAVEINSPILNKIAQRYGTEILLSDGSLNRQKLGEVVFHNNEERIWLEQQIHPFVRQRFAEEMNKLPSNSTVILVIPLLFEAKLTNLVTEIWVVFVDEQQQITRLMQRNNLTIEQAKARINSQMPLVEKCQKADVILDNSDSLESLYKQIDAALTS; encoded by the coding sequence ATGACACAGCGTAAAATTGGTTTAACTGGTGGTATTGGTACTGGTAAAACAACTGTTTCCAACTATTTAGCCAAAACTTATAAATTACCAATTTTAGATGCTGATATTTATGCCCGTCAAGCAGTTGAAATTAATTCACCCATTTTAAACAAAATTGCCCAACGTTATGGAACAGAAATCCTTTTATCTGATGGTTCATTAAATCGACAAAAACTAGGAGAAGTTGTTTTTCATAACAATGAAGAACGCATCTGGCTGGAACAACAAATTCATCCTTTCGTCAGACAACGCTTTGCTGAAGAAATGAATAAATTACCATCAAACAGCACAGTTATTTTAGTAATTCCCCTTTTATTTGAAGCCAAATTAACTAACTTAGTTACGGAAATTTGGGTAGTCTTTGTTGATGAACAGCAACAAATTACAAGACTAATGCAGCGAAACAACTTAACCATAGAACAAGCAAAAGCTAGAATTAACAGTCAAATGCCACTCGTCGAAAAGTGTCAAAAAGCTGACGTTATATTAGATAATTCTGACAGCTTAGAATCTCTTTATAAACAAATAGATGCTGCCCTAACTTCTTAA